A stretch of the Methanobacterium veterum genome encodes the following:
- a CDS encoding phosphoadenosine phosphosulfate reductase domain-containing protein has product MNIVNLEKEAIEFIKESCNFDETVVMFSGGKDSLVAMDLAKKAGLNHAVYINSELEYTISRSYVEKMKKYYFIEDLKPENDFFKFCELISPPSKRLKWCCKVLKLVTSMKYSIQNKKYYHITGIRGDESLRRSKYDKITSDPLLFANPRYHFFEVNPVFDWSEKDIWRYIRYNNLKFNPLYRYIDRVGCWCCPFSTKNEWDLARELEPEGFQKFKKILNVYSVSNVTTEYRRKYIKNGWRSYAFKYLKVPVIKMHNISNHYTLKGDNIHLHKLENLLFILASNYSINDNELTFTLEMNLQNQQIRLLLEKCLNCVGCGVCTVLCPINALYLDDSKTIKVNKDLCVGCLACCKQIDSKLKMGCIARNYKKERLSIVF; this is encoded by the coding sequence TTTAGAAAAAGAAGCAATCGAATTTATTAAAGAAAGCTGTAATTTTGATGAAACAGTTGTTATGTTTTCAGGTGGTAAAGATAGTCTTGTAGCTATGGATTTAGCTAAAAAAGCAGGTTTAAATCATGCAGTATACATAAATTCTGAACTTGAATATACTATTTCCAGGTCTTATGTTGAAAAAATGAAAAAATACTATTTTATTGAAGATCTTAAACCTGAAAATGATTTTTTTAAATTTTGTGAATTGATTTCCCCTCCTTCAAAACGTCTAAAATGGTGCTGTAAGGTTTTAAAACTTGTTACTTCCATGAAATACAGTATTCAAAATAAAAAATATTATCATATAACAGGTATTAGAGGTGATGAATCTTTAAGGCGTTCTAAATATGATAAAATTACAAGTGATCCTTTGCTTTTTGCAAATCCGCGATATCATTTCTTTGAAGTTAATCCCGTTTTTGATTGGTCTGAAAAAGATATATGGCGTTATATACGTTACAATAATCTTAAATTCAATCCATTATACCGTTATATTGACCGGGTAGGTTGCTGGTGTTGTCCTTTCTCTACAAAAAATGAATGGGATCTTGCCAGAGAGCTCGAGCCTGAAGGTTTTCAAAAATTTAAAAAAATCCTAAATGTCTATTCTGTCTCTAATGTTACTACAGAATATAGACGGAAATATATCAAAAATGGCTGGCGATCTTATGCTTTTAAATATTTGAAAGTTCCTGTCATTAAAATGCATAATATTAGTAATCACTATACTTTAAAAGGAGATAATATTCATTTACATAAACTTGAAAATTTACTGTTTATTTTAGCTTCCAACTATTCCATAAATGATAATGAACTTACTTTTACACTTGAAATGAACCTTCAAAATCAACAGATACGCTTATTACTTGAAAAATGCCTCAATTGTGTTGGGTGTGGTGTTTGTACCGTTTTATGTCCTATTAATGCGTTATATCTCGATGATTCTAAGACAATTAAAGTAAATAAAGATCTTTGTGTTGGCTGCCTTGCCTGTTGTAAACAAATAGATTCTAAATTGAAAATGGGTTGTATTGCTCGTAATTATAAAAAAGAACGTTTATCAATTGTTTTTTAA